The sequence below is a genomic window from Streptomyces sp. NBC_00582.
ATCCAGCCCGGCGACCGCATCGGCGAGCACTACCACCCGTACTCCGAGGAGTTCGTGTACGTCCTGTGCGGGCAGCTCGAGGTCGACCTGGACGGCGAGCCCACGCCGCTCCAGCCGGAGCAGGGTCTGCTGATCCCCATGCACATGAAGCACCGCTTCCGCAACGTCGGCAAGGTCGAGGCACGGATCGTCTTCCACCTCGGTCCGCTGGCCCCGAGCCCGCCGCTCGGCCACGTCGACACCGAGGAGACCGCCGAGGTCGTCTCATGAGCGGGCGGCGGGTGGCGGTCACCGGCATAGGCGTGGTCGCACCCGGCGGCATCGGTGTGCCGGCGTTCTGGGACCTGCTCTCGCACGGGCGGACCGCGACGCGCGGCATCACCTTCTTCGATCCGGCCGGCCTGAGGTCACGGATCGCCGCCGAGTGCGACTTCGACCCGGCGGCCTCGGGGCTGGCCGCCGAGGAGATCGCCCGCAGCGACCGGTACATCCAGTTCGCGCTGGTCGCCGGGGAGGAGGCGGTGCGGGACGCGGGCCTCGACCTCGCCCGGGAGAACCCGTGGCGGGTCGGGGTGTCGCTGGGCACCGCGGTCGGCGGCACCACCCGGCTGGAGCACGACTACGTGCTGGTCAGCCATCGCGGGCAGCGCTGGGACGTCGACGGCGGGCGGGCGGAGCCGGAGCTGCACCGCGCGTTCACGCCGGCCACGCTCGCGGCCACCGTGGCCGAGCGGTTCGAGGCGCGCGGCCCGGTGCAGACGGTCTCCACGGGCTGCACCTCGGGGCTGGACGCCGTCGGGTACGCCTTCCACACGATCGAGGAGGGCCGGGCCGACGTCTGCATAGCCGGCGCGTCGGACTCGCCGATCTCCCCGATCACCATGGCGTGCTTCGACGCGATCAAGGCGACGTCGCCGAACAACGACGATCCCGCCCACGCCTCCCGCCCCTTCGACGCCGACCGCAACGGCTTCGTGATGGGCGAGGGCGGCGCCGTCCTCGTCCTGGAGGACCTGGAGCACGCCAAGGCCCGTGGGGCGCGCGTCTACTGCGAGCTGGGCGGCTACGCCACCTTCGGCAACGCGTACCACATGACGGGGCTGACCAAGGACGGTCTGGAGATGGCCCGGGCGATCGACTTCGCCCTCGACCACGCCCGGCTGGACCCCACGGCCATCGACTACGTCAACGCGCACGGGTCGGGCACCCTGCAGAACGACCGTCATGAGACGGCGGCCGTGAAGCGGGCCCTGGGGCAGCACGCGTACGCCACCCCGATGAGCTCCATCAAGTCCATGGTGGGTCACTCGCTCGGCGCGATCGGCGCGATCGAGGTCGTCGCCTGTGTCCTCGCCATGGCCCACCAGGTGGTCCCGCCCACCGCGAACTACGAGACCCCCGACCCCGAGTGCGACCTGGACTACGTGCCGCGGGTCGCGCGGGAACGGACGCTGAACAGCGTGCTCTCCGTGGGCAGCGGGTTCGGCGGGTTCCAGTCCGCGGTGGTCCTGACCCGGCCGAGGGAGAGGACATGATGAGCGCACCGCGTTCACGGCGCGCCGCCGTCACCGGAATCGGTGTCGTCGCGCCGAACGGAACCAACACCCAGGCCTTCTGGAAGGCCACGCAGGAAGGCATCAGCGTCCTGGACCGGGTGACCCGCGAGGGCTGCGGGCATCTGCCGCTGCGGGTGGCCGGCGAGGTCCGCGACTTCGACGCGTCGGCCTCCGTGGAGGAACGCTTCCTCGTCCAGACGGACCGGTTCACGCACTTCGCGATGGCCGCCGCCGATCTCGCGCTGGAGGACGCCCGGCTCGGCCAGGCCGACACCGCCGAGGCCCCCTACTCGGTGGGCGTGGTCACCGCCGCCGGCAGCGGCGGCGGCGAGTTCGGTCAGCGGGAGCTGCAGCAGCTGTGGGGCAAGGGCAGCCGGTTCGTCGGGCCGTACCAGTCGATCGCCTGGTTCTACGCGGCGTCCACCGGCCAGATCTCGATCCGCCGCGGCTTCAAGGGCCCCTGCTCGGTGCTCGCCGCGGACGAGGCGGGCGGTCTGGACGCCCTCGCGCACGCGGCGCGGGCGGTACGGCGCGGCACCGATGTGCTGGTGACCGGCTCGACCGAGGCGCCGCTCGCCCCGTACTCGATGGTCTGCCAGCTCGGTTACGAGGCGCTGAGCACCGTGGCGGAGCCGGAGCGCGCCTACCGCCCGTTCACCGAGGCGGCGTGCGGGTTCGTGCCCGCCGAGGGCGGCGCCATGTTCGTCGTGGAGTCGGAGTCCTCGGCCCGGGAGCGGGGGGCCCGGGTGCGGGCCATCCTCGTCGGGCACGCGGCGACGTTCACCGGGGCCTCCCGGTGGGCGCAGTCGCGGGAGGGGCTCGCGCAGGCGATCCGGGGCGCGCTGGACGAGGCGGGGTGTGCCCCGGAGGAGATCGACGTGGTCTTCGCCGACGCCCTGGGGGTGCCGGAGGCGGACCGGGCCGAGGCGCTCGCGATCGCCGACGCGCTCGGCGCGCACGGCCGCAAGGTGCCGGTGACGGCGCCGAAGACCGGGATCGGCCGGGCCTACGGCGGGGCGCCGGTGCTGGACACGGCGGCCGCGGTGCTGGCGATGGAGCACGGTCTGGTCCCGCCCACCCCCCATGTCTTCGACATCTGCCATGACCTCGACCTGGTGACCGAGCGCGCCCGTCCCGCGGACCTGCGGACGGCGCTGGTCCTCAGCCGGGGCCTCATGGGGTCGAACTCGGCGCTGGTGCTGCGGCACGGCGCCGCCCACGCCTCGTAGCGGGGCGCGGCACGCACAGCACGGCACAGCACGAAGGAGAGGTTTCGCATGAGTGACCGCATCACCCTGGACGAACTCGCCGGTCTGATGAAGAAGGCCGCGGGGATCACCGTGACACCGGAGCGGCTGAGGGAGCACGCGGACGGCGAGTTCGGCGAGCTGGGCATCGACTCGCTCGGCATGCTCGGCATCGTGGGCGAGCTGGAGAACCGCTTCGGCCTGGCGCTGGACCTGGACATGGAGCGCTGCCGGACGCCCCGGGAGTTCCTCGACCGGGTCAACGACGCGCTGCCGGCGGGGGCGTGACGCCATGACCGGACACACGCAGAACGAGATCACGATCGCCGCCCCGCTCGACCTGGTCTGGGACATGACCAACGACCTGGAGAACTGGCCGCGGCTGTTCAGCGAGTACGCGTCCGTGGAGATCCTCTCCCGGGAGGGCCGCAGGACCACGTTCCGGCTCACCATGCACCCGGACGACAACGGCAAGGTCTGGAGCTGGGTCTCCGAGCGGGAGCCGAACCGCGAGACGCTCACCGTCCGCGCCCGCCGGGTGGAGACGGGGCCGTTCGCCCACATGGACATCCACTGGCGGTACGAGGAGGTGCCGGCCGGGGTGCGGATGATCTGGACGCAGGACTTCGCGATGAAGCCGGACGCGCCGGTCGACGACGAGTGGATGACCGACAACATCAACCGCAACTCCAAGGTCCAGCTGGCCCTGATCCGGGACCGCATCGAGAAGGCGGCCGCGGAGCGCGGGACCACCCGGGGCCTGACCGACTGAGCCGGACAAAGGACACTCCCCCATGCACCAAGCCCTGATCGTCGCCCGTATGGCCCCCGGTTCGGCCCCCGACATCGCCAAGGTGTTCGAGGAGTCCGACCGGGGGGAGCTGCCGCACCTCGTCGGGGTGGTCCGGCGCAGCCTCTTCCAGTTCGGCGATGTGTACCTGCACCTGATCGAGTCCGAGCGCGACCCCGGCCCGGCCATCGCCAAGGTGACGAACCATCCCGAGTTCCGGGACGTCAGCGAGCGCCTGACGGCGTACGTCAGCGCCTACGACCCCGAGACCTGGCGTTCCCCGAAGGACGCCATGGCGCGGCGCTTCTACCTCTGGGAGCGCGAACCGGCCGGCTGAGTCCGCGCCGGTGTCACCGGTCGCCGGGTCCGCGACAGCCGCGGACCCGGCGACCGGTGGTGTCGGACGTCAGTCCGGGACGTGGCAGTCGAAGGCGTGCAGATAGGGGTTGACGGGCCGGATGTCGTCGATGACCAGGCCCGCCTCGGTGAGCCGGCTCACCATGGACTCGGTGGTGTGCTTGGCCCCGCCGACGTTGAGGAGCAGCAGCAGGTCCATCGCGGTGCTGAACCGCATGGAGGGGGTGTCGTCGACGAGGTTCTCGATGACGACGACCCGGGTGCCGGGGCCGCCCGCGCCGATGACGTTGGCGAGGGTCCTGGCGGTGGACTCGTCGTCCCATTCCAGGATGTTCTTGATGACGTAGACGTCGGCCTTGACGGGGACGGCCTTGCGGACGTCGCCGGGGACGATCCGGGCGCGGCCCGCGAGGTCGCCGCCCTCGCGCAGCCGGGGCACGGCGTTGTCGACCACGCGGGGCAGGTCGAGCAGGGTGCCCCGCATCGCCGGGTACTTGTCGAGGAGGCTGGCGACCACATGGCCCTGGCCGCCGCCGATGTCGGCCACGGACCTGCTGCCGGACAGGTCGAGGAGGGCCGCGACCTCCCGCGCCGACTGCTCGCTGGAGGTGGTCATGGCCCGGTTGAAGACCTCGGCCGACTCGGGGGCGTCCTCGTTGAGGTAGGTGAAGAACTCCTTGCCGTAGAGGTCCTCCACGACGTTGTGGCCGGTGCGCACGGCCTCGTCGAGCCGGGGCCAGGCGTCCCAGGTCCACGGTTCGGTGCACCACAGGGTGATGTTGCGCAGACTGTGCGGGTCGTCCTCGCGCAGCAGCCGGGACATGTCTGTGTGGGTGAACGTGCCGTCGGGGCGCTCGGCGAAGACGCCGTAGCAGGACAGGGCGCGCAGCAGCCGGCGCAGCGGCTTCGGCTCGGTCTTCACCGCGGCGGCGAGGTCCTCCACGGTCATGGGGTCCTCAGCGAGGGCGTCGGCGACGCCGAGCCGGGCCGAGGCACGCAGGGCGGCGGCACATGCCGCCCCGAACACGAGCTCCCGCAGCCGCATGGGTGGGGGCGGGGCGCTTTGAGCGGTCGTCATGTGCCGCCTTTCGTCTTCTTGAGGGGCTTTCGATGGTTCCGGGTGTCCGCTCAGCACAGACCCGCGGGCCGGGAGGCCTTGCAGGTGTTGCGCTCGAAGGTGTTGCCCTTGCCGGCGGTGTCCGTGACGACGAGGTCGGCCGGGGAGTTGCCCGAGAGCTTGTTGTCGCTGATCCGGTTCCGCTCGCTGGTGGTGCCCACGAAGCTCTTGAACAGGACGATGCCGCCGGACAGCGGGGAGGTGCCGGCGTTGTCCCTGATCTCGTTGCGGGTGACGACGCTGTCCTCGGCGCCGGTCAGGACGATGCCGGAGCCCTGGAGGGCGTCGAGGCGGGCGGTCTTCGGGCAGGACTTGTTGTTCGCGACGATGCGGTTGTCGCGCACGGTGACATGGCCGGCCTTGGGCTTGTTCTCGTCGCCGACGACGAAGACGGCCGCGCAGTTGCCGGTCATCTGGTTGCGGGCGACGGTGAGGTCGCGCAGCCGGCGGACGGTGACGCCGATCCGGTTGCCCTCCAGCCGGTTGCCCTGGACCAGGGTGCCCCCGGTCTCCGTGGCACCCTGCTCCTCCTTGACGGTGTTGGCGAGGAACAGTCCGGCGTCGCCGTTGCCGCGGGCGATGTTGCCGCGCAGCTCGGTGCGCCGGGAGGCCTCGGTGGCGATGCCCCAGACCCCGTTCTTCTCCGCGGTGACATGACGTACGGTCAGTTTGTCGGTGGTGGTGGCGTACACGCCGTTCTTGGTGAAGCCGGTGACGGTCAGTCCGGCGACGGTGACGTGCTTGATCCTTCGGTCCTTGCTGCCGATCACACAGATGCCGTTGCCGTCGGCGGCACAGGTGCCGGTGGCCTTCTTCTTGACCGGGGCCGGGCGGAGCACGGTGCGCGGGCCCGCGCCGCGCAGGGTCACCCCGTCGGTGGTGACGGTGACGCTCTCCCGGTAGGTGCCGGCGGCCACGTAGACCGTGTCGCCGGGGGCGGCGGCGTCCACCGCCTTCTGGATGGACTGCCCCTGCCGGACGACATGGGTCGCGTGGTGGGGGTGCCCGGCGGCCGCCGGGGCGGCACCGAGCCCCGTCCCGACGATCGCGGCGGTGCACGCCAGGTACACAAGGTGGCATTTCGTCATATTTCACAAGATATGTCCGGATGGCCCCAAGGTGGCTGCATGAGCCATCCTGCGGCGTGTCAAGCGGCGGCGTCGGCCCACGGATGTCGACCCGGGCGCGCCGCCGGCCGCGACGGGCGGACGGCCCACGCGCTCGAAGCCGCCTGCGAAGAGCGCGGCCTCCCCGACTCTCCGGCCCCCGGGTCCCGGAGGTCTCCGGCACGGCTTTCCCCCACCCTCAGCGGCGGGAACTCACCTACGGAATAGCCGCGTTGGCGGAACTCCGACTCCCGCCGGCTGACCCGCTCCCCGGGCTTCGTGGCCTGGGTATCGGTTTCCGGCTCGCCCGCTTGGGCGGCGGCGGCTGCCCGCACAGTTCGAGCCGAGCCGGTGAACGGACCGGCCGTTCGCCCGGTCCGTCTCACCCGGTCTGCCGTGCGAACGCCGTGTACGCCCGCTCGTCGAACAGGACGAACCTGATCTCCTCGACCTCCGTCGGGGTGGCGCGGACCGTCTCCACGGCGATACGGGCGGCGTCGTCCAGCGGCCAGCCGTAGATGCCGGCCGAGACGGCGGGGAAGGCCACCGTGCGGGCGCCGAGTTCGTCGGCGACGCGGAGGGACTCGCGGTAGCAGGAGGCGAGCAGGGCGGAGCGGTCCTCGCTCGCGCTGTACACGGGGCCGACGGTGTGGATGACCCAGCGGGCGTCCAGGTCGCCGGCCGTGGTGGCGACGGCCTGGCCGGTGGGCAGGCCCTTGCCGTAGTGGGATGCGCGCAGGCGGCGGCAGTCGGCGAGGACGGCGGGGCCGCCCCGGCGGTGGATGGCGCCGTCGACGCCACCGCCACCGAGGAGCGAGGAGTTGGCCGCGTTGACGAGGGCGTCCACGGACTGCTCGGTGATGTCGCCCCGGACAAGCGTGAGGGTGGTCATGCCTGTGTATACCAACCGACGGCCCCGGTCGGCCCGCGCGGGGATGACCGGGTGTCAGTTCTGGGCGCGCAGTCTCCGCCACACGGCCTTCGCCGCGTTGTGGCCGGACATGCCGTGGACGCCGGGGCCCGGTGGGGTGGACGAGGAGCAGAGGAACACGGCCGGGTGCGGGGTCGCGTACGGGGACAGGGAGAGCTTGGGGCGCAGCAGGAGCTGGAGGCCGGTCGCCGCGCCGGAGGCGATGTCGCCGCCGACGTAGTTGGCGTTGCGGGCGGCGAGTTCGGCGGGGCCGGCGACGGCGCGGGCGAGGACGCGGTCGCGGAACCCGGGGGCGAAGCGCTCCAGTTGGCGTTCGACGGCGTCGGTGAGGTCGCCGGTCCAGCCGTTGGGCACATGCCCGTAGGCCCAGAACACCTGCTTGCCGGCCGGGGCCCGGGTGGGGTCGGCGACGCCGGGCTGGACCGTGATCAGGAAGGGCCGTTCGGGTGCGCGGCCCTCCTTGGACGCGGCGCGCAGGGCGGTGCCGATCTCCGCGCTGTCCGCGCCGATCTGCACGGTCCCGGCCACCCGGGCCTCCGGCGCGGTCCAGGGGACCGGTCCGTCGAGCGCGTAGTCGACCTTGAAGGCGGCGGCGCCGTAGCGGAAGCGTGCGTAGTGGCTGCCGAAGCCGGCGATGCGGGCGAGGGCGGTGGGGGTGGTGTCGAAGACGTAGGCGCGGGCCGGGGGCAGGTCGTCGAGGCGCTTGACCTCGTAGTCGGTGTGGACGCTGCCGCCGAGGTCCTCGAGGTAGGCGGCGAGGGCGTCGGAGATGGCCTGGGAGCCGCCTCGGGCCACGGGCCAGCCGCGGGCGTGCGCGGCGAGGGCGAAGACCAGGCCGACCGCGCCGGTGGCCAGGCCCCCGAGCGGGGCCATGACATGGGCGACGAGTCCGGCGAAGAGGGTCTTGGCCGGTTCGTCGCGGAAGCGGCGGACCAGCCAGGTGGACGGGGGAAGCCCGGCCAGGCCGAAGCGGGCCAGGGTGACCGGGTCGCGTGGGAGCGCGGTGCGCGGCAGCGACATGAAGTCCCGGACGAGGGTGTCCCAGTGGGGCAGGAACGGCTCGACGAGACGGCGGTACGCGCCCGCGTCGCGCGGTCCGAAGGACGCGGCGGTCTCGGCGACCGACCGGGACAGCACGGCGGCGCTGCCGTCGGGGAACGGGTGCGCCATGGGCAGGTCGGCGTGCAGCCACTGAAGGCCGTACCGCTCCAGTGGCAGGGCGCGGAACGCCGGTGAGTTGATGCCGAGGGGGTGGGCCGCGGCGCACGGGTCGTGGCGGAAGCCGGGGAGGGTGAGTTCCTCGGTGCGGGATCCCCCGCCCACGGTGTCGCGCGCCTCGAACAGCGCCACGGAGAAGCCGCGTCTGGCCAGCTCCACTGCGGCGGTCAGCCCGTTGGGCCCCGCCCCCACCACGACCGCATCGAGCATCGACGGCACTTGCGACCCCTTCGTCAGCGCGTGACCTCCGCAGCCCGGTGGCCTACGGGGTCAGGATATGCCGGGGGTACGACAGCCCGCCGAAGGGCATCCGCGGGCGGCCGTCAGCCCCCTGTCCCGCTCGCCAGCAGGTCCGCCACGCGGCGGGCGGTGGCCGCGTCCCGGGCGGCGGTGAAGGGCAGCGAGTTGCCGCCGGTGATGCGGAACGGTTCGCCGGTGAGGGTCAGATGGGCGCCGCCCGCCTCCTGCACCAGCAGCAGTCCGGCCGCGTGGTCCCAGGCGGCCTCCCAGGAGAAGGCCGTCGCGTCCAGCTCGCCCCGGGCTATGGCGAGGTACTCGAGGCCGGCCGAGCCGCAGGGGCGCGGCGCGATGCCGTCGGTGCGCAGGGACAGCAGGGCGCGCTTCTGCGCGTCGGTGGTGTAGTCCGGGTGGGAGGTGGCCACCACCAGGTCGCGGCCGGGCGCGGGCGGACCGGCGAACAGCCGCTCGCCGTCGAGGAAGGCGCCGCCGCCGCGCACCGCGGTGGCGAACCGGTCGAGGGCCGGGGCGTAGGTCCAGGAGGCGAGCAGGACACCGCGGTGGGCGAGGGCGACCAGGGTGCAGAAGCCCTCCTCGCCGCGGACGAACTGGCGGGTGCCGTCGACGGGGTCGACGATCCAGACCGGCGCGTCGCCCCGGATCGCCTCGTACGTCGTAGGGTCGGCGTGGACCGCCTCCTCGCCGACGACGACCGAGCCGGGCAGCAGCGCGCCGAGGGCCTGGGTGAGGAACCGCTCGGCGTACCGGTCGGCGTCGGTCACCAGGTCGTGGGGGCCGGACTTCTGGTCGA
It includes:
- a CDS encoding cupin domain-containing protein; the encoded protein is MINSRPRIVDLSEVEPNTRRGGDLRAMLTPATVGSTSGFMGVALIQPGDRIGEHYHPYSEEFVYVLCGQLEVDLDGEPTPLQPEQGLLIPMHMKHRFRNVGKVEARIVFHLGPLAPSPPLGHVDTEETAEVVS
- a CDS encoding beta-ketoacyl-[acyl-carrier-protein] synthase family protein; translation: MSGRRVAVTGIGVVAPGGIGVPAFWDLLSHGRTATRGITFFDPAGLRSRIAAECDFDPAASGLAAEEIARSDRYIQFALVAGEEAVRDAGLDLARENPWRVGVSLGTAVGGTTRLEHDYVLVSHRGQRWDVDGGRAEPELHRAFTPATLAATVAERFEARGPVQTVSTGCTSGLDAVGYAFHTIEEGRADVCIAGASDSPISPITMACFDAIKATSPNNDDPAHASRPFDADRNGFVMGEGGAVLVLEDLEHAKARGARVYCELGGYATFGNAYHMTGLTKDGLEMARAIDFALDHARLDPTAIDYVNAHGSGTLQNDRHETAAVKRALGQHAYATPMSSIKSMVGHSLGAIGAIEVVACVLAMAHQVVPPTANYETPDPECDLDYVPRVARERTLNSVLSVGSGFGGFQSAVVLTRPRERT
- a CDS encoding ketosynthase chain-length factor; this translates as MSAPRSRRAAVTGIGVVAPNGTNTQAFWKATQEGISVLDRVTREGCGHLPLRVAGEVRDFDASASVEERFLVQTDRFTHFAMAAADLALEDARLGQADTAEAPYSVGVVTAAGSGGGEFGQRELQQLWGKGSRFVGPYQSIAWFYAASTGQISIRRGFKGPCSVLAADEAGGLDALAHAARAVRRGTDVLVTGSTEAPLAPYSMVCQLGYEALSTVAEPERAYRPFTEAACGFVPAEGGAMFVVESESSARERGARVRAILVGHAATFTGASRWAQSREGLAQAIRGALDEAGCAPEEIDVVFADALGVPEADRAEALAIADALGAHGRKVPVTAPKTGIGRAYGGAPVLDTAAAVLAMEHGLVPPTPHVFDICHDLDLVTERARPADLRTALVLSRGLMGSNSALVLRHGAAHAS
- a CDS encoding acyl carrier protein — its product is MSDRITLDELAGLMKKAAGITVTPERLREHADGEFGELGIDSLGMLGIVGELENRFGLALDLDMERCRTPREFLDRVNDALPAGA
- a CDS encoding SRPBCC family protein, which translates into the protein MTGHTQNEITIAAPLDLVWDMTNDLENWPRLFSEYASVEILSREGRRTTFRLTMHPDDNGKVWSWVSEREPNRETLTVRARRVETGPFAHMDIHWRYEEVPAGVRMIWTQDFAMKPDAPVDDEWMTDNINRNSKVQLALIRDRIEKAAAERGTTRGLTD
- a CDS encoding TcmI family type II polyketide cyclase, with amino-acid sequence MHQALIVARMAPGSAPDIAKVFEESDRGELPHLVGVVRRSLFQFGDVYLHLIESERDPGPAIAKVTNHPEFRDVSERLTAYVSAYDPETWRSPKDAMARRFYLWEREPAG
- a CDS encoding methyltransferase; this translates as MTTAQSAPPPPMRLRELVFGAACAAALRASARLGVADALAEDPMTVEDLAAAVKTEPKPLRRLLRALSCYGVFAERPDGTFTHTDMSRLLREDDPHSLRNITLWCTEPWTWDAWPRLDEAVRTGHNVVEDLYGKEFFTYLNEDAPESAEVFNRAMTTSSEQSAREVAALLDLSGSRSVADIGGGQGHVVASLLDKYPAMRGTLLDLPRVVDNAVPRLREGGDLAGRARIVPGDVRKAVPVKADVYVIKNILEWDDESTARTLANVIGAGGPGTRVVVIENLVDDTPSMRFSTAMDLLLLLNVGGAKHTTESMVSRLTEAGLVIDDIRPVNPYLHAFDCHVPD
- a CDS encoding right-handed parallel beta-helix repeat-containing protein, with protein sequence MTKCHLVYLACTAAIVGTGLGAAPAAAGHPHHATHVVRQGQSIQKAVDAAAPGDTVYVAAGTYRESVTVTTDGVTLRGAGPRTVLRPAPVKKKATGTCAADGNGICVIGSKDRRIKHVTVAGLTVTGFTKNGVYATTTDKLTVRHVTAEKNGVWGIATEASRRTELRGNIARGNGDAGLFLANTVKEEQGATETGGTLVQGNRLEGNRIGVTVRRLRDLTVARNQMTGNCAAVFVVGDENKPKAGHVTVRDNRIVANNKSCPKTARLDALQGSGIVLTGAEDSVVTRNEIRDNAGTSPLSGGIVLFKSFVGTTSERNRISDNKLSGNSPADLVVTDTAGKGNTFERNTCKASRPAGLC
- a CDS encoding O-acetyl-ADP-ribose deacetylase — encoded protein: MTTLTLVRGDITEQSVDALVNAANSSLLGGGGVDGAIHRRGGPAVLADCRRLRASHYGKGLPTGQAVATTAGDLDARWVIHTVGPVYSASEDRSALLASCYRESLRVADELGARTVAFPAVSAGIYGWPLDDAARIAVETVRATPTEVEEIRFVLFDERAYTAFARQTG
- a CDS encoding phytoene desaturase family protein, with translation MLDAVVVGAGPNGLTAAVELARRGFSVALFEARDTVGGGSRTEELTLPGFRHDPCAAAHPLGINSPAFRALPLERYGLQWLHADLPMAHPFPDGSAAVLSRSVAETAASFGPRDAGAYRRLVEPFLPHWDTLVRDFMSLPRTALPRDPVTLARFGLAGLPPSTWLVRRFRDEPAKTLFAGLVAHVMAPLGGLATGAVGLVFALAAHARGWPVARGGSQAISDALAAYLEDLGGSVHTDYEVKRLDDLPPARAYVFDTTPTALARIAGFGSHYARFRYGAAAFKVDYALDGPVPWTAPEARVAGTVQIGADSAEIGTALRAASKEGRAPERPFLITVQPGVADPTRAPAGKQVFWAYGHVPNGWTGDLTDAVERQLERFAPGFRDRVLARAVAGPAELAARNANYVGGDIASGAATGLQLLLRPKLSLSPYATPHPAVFLCSSSTPPGPGVHGMSGHNAAKAVWRRLRAQN
- a CDS encoding inositol monophosphatase family protein — encoded protein: MIEDKEPLDGTHEFLGRHSADVEEAVRKAAAAEIMPRFRQLADHEVDQKSGPHDLVTDADRYAERFLTQALGALLPGSVVVGEEAVHADPTTYEAIRGDAPVWIVDPVDGTRQFVRGEEGFCTLVALAHRGVLLASWTYAPALDRFATAVRGGGAFLDGERLFAGPPAPGRDLVVATSHPDYTTDAQKRALLSLRTDGIAPRPCGSAGLEYLAIARGELDATAFSWEAAWDHAAGLLLVQEAGGAHLTLTGEPFRITGGNSLPFTAARDAATARRVADLLASGTGG